Proteins encoded by one window of Polyangiaceae bacterium:
- a CDS encoding GNAT family N-acetyltransferase yields MIRARLLEATSPRVEAIWRTLEQKARPSFFGTWGFVECWLACLPAAVRPRLWLLERDGAPAAACFLGRRKMLRRGAIVTRALFLNATGVPRFDDLCLEHNEVLGAAEAGITLNELLAQLPPDHDELFLPALAPERMPGSRLCERLEGRHVRVDRQVPAPFVDLDRVRSSGSLGWLGASTRGQVRRAEKLLGPITAEVAADEAAALDVFEELVGLHTARWTTRGEDGAFADPWVRSFHRRLIRSRLRHGEIQLLRVRAADATVGCLYGLVANGRVLFYQGGLAQFADPRVKPGYLCHVKAIEHAAREGHARYDLLAGGADYKRRLADSEVVLRWARVQRDLARFAVEDAARALWRATRRR; encoded by the coding sequence GTGATCCGCGCTCGGTTGCTCGAGGCGACCTCGCCGCGCGTCGAGGCCATCTGGCGTACCCTCGAACAGAAGGCACGGCCGTCGTTCTTCGGCACCTGGGGTTTCGTGGAGTGTTGGCTCGCGTGTTTGCCGGCGGCGGTGCGGCCCCGCCTGTGGCTCCTCGAGCGCGACGGCGCCCCCGCCGCCGCGTGCTTCCTCGGTCGACGCAAGATGCTGCGCCGAGGAGCCATCGTCACGCGCGCGCTGTTCTTGAACGCAACGGGCGTGCCCCGCTTCGACGACTTGTGTCTGGAGCACAACGAGGTGCTGGGCGCCGCCGAGGCGGGCATCACTCTGAACGAGCTGCTCGCCCAGCTGCCGCCGGACCACGACGAGCTGTTCTTGCCTGCCCTGGCCCCCGAGCGCATGCCCGGGAGCCGCCTTTGCGAACGTCTGGAAGGTCGCCACGTGCGCGTCGATCGCCAGGTGCCCGCCCCATTCGTGGATCTCGACCGCGTTCGCTCGTCGGGATCTTTGGGTTGGCTCGGCGCGAGCACTCGCGGTCAGGTTCGTCGCGCCGAAAAGCTCCTCGGCCCCATCACCGCGGAGGTCGCCGCGGACGAAGCCGCGGCCCTCGACGTCTTCGAGGAGCTCGTGGGGCTGCACACCGCGCGTTGGACGACCCGCGGCGAGGACGGCGCGTTCGCCGACCCCTGGGTGCGGAGCTTCCATCGGCGCTTGATACGATCGCGACTTCGCCACGGCGAGATCCAGCTGCTGCGGGTACGCGCGGCGGACGCCACCGTGGGCTGCCTGTACGGCTTGGTCGCCAATGGCCGCGTGCTGTTCTATCAAGGTGGGCTCGCGCAGTTCGCCGATCCGCGGGTGAAACCGGGGTATCTGTGCCACGTCAAGGCCATCGAGCACGCGGCGCGGGAGGGCCACGCGCGCTACGACCTGCTCGCCGGTGGCGCAGACTACAAGCGCCGTCTGGCGGACTCCGAGGTCGTGCTCCGCTGGGCGCGAGTCCAACGCGATCTCGCGCGCTTCGCCGTAGAGGACGCCGCACGCGCGCTGTGGCGGGCCACGCGACGCCGTTAG
- a CDS encoding MarC family protein, translating into MEDDIKSAVLLTVILNPFALSVYLGSVLEEQDAKTVAGIMGRASLISGAVFVLFALVGNRIFQDLLQVRFAAFQLFGGLLFLAIALRFMLSGGDALIALRGSPGHIAGSVAMPFMIGPGTVSAAVLAGSRLPWPRAVLSILVALAATALTVVMVKLALDRVRVRDSKLVERYSELTGRVSAVVIGTIACEMIFRGIEAWLSTMKG; encoded by the coding sequence GTGGAAGACGACATCAAATCCGCCGTCTTGTTGACGGTGATCCTGAATCCGTTCGCCCTGTCCGTCTATCTCGGCAGCGTGTTGGAAGAGCAGGATGCCAAGACCGTGGCCGGCATCATGGGCCGCGCCTCGCTCATCAGCGGCGCGGTGTTCGTGCTCTTCGCGCTGGTCGGCAATCGTATTTTCCAGGACCTCTTGCAGGTGCGCTTTGCGGCGTTCCAGCTCTTTGGAGGGCTCTTGTTCCTGGCGATTGCGCTTCGCTTCATGCTCTCCGGCGGCGACGCCCTGATCGCGCTCCGAGGGTCCCCGGGCCACATTGCCGGCTCGGTCGCCATGCCGTTCATGATCGGTCCCGGCACCGTGAGCGCGGCCGTGCTGGCCGGCTCCCGTTTGCCGTGGCCTCGCGCGGTGCTCTCCATCCTCGTCGCGCTGGCGGCCACGGCGCTCACGGTGGTCATGGTCAAGCTCGCCTTGGATCGCGTCCGCGTTCGCGATTCCAAGTTGGTGGAGCGCTACTCGGAGCTCACCGGGCGCGTCTCCGCGGTGGTAATCGGCACCATCGCCTGCGAGATGATCTTTCGCGGTATCGAAGCGTGGCTGTCTACGATGAAGGGCTGA